The Scomber japonicus isolate fScoJap1 chromosome 9, fScoJap1.pri, whole genome shotgun sequence genome includes a region encoding these proteins:
- the LOC128364281 gene encoding leukocyte surface antigen CD53-like — protein MAQGCLKCLKITMCIANFLCFMCGAAVLGFGVYLMVQFPFAALTPTLAQFSIARMLLISGIIISCVSFLGFLGALKENRCLLLTFFLLLFLLMLVELAAACLLLMHEKLIGQWLEKDLTDGLKEAKGTSSNSTQLRSDWDLLQNTLHCCGVRNATDWEPNVPDSCKPEKTKTVYKAGCLVKLQDFFEENFVTTGISVIVLCIIEVLGMCFAMTLFCHISRSGLGYKL, from the exons ATGGCTCAAGGCTGCCTCAAGTGTTTAAAGATCACCATGTGTATCGCCAACTTCCTCTGTTTT ATGTGTGGTGCAGCAGTGTTGGGTTTCGGTGTGTACTTGATGGTGCAGTTCCCGTTTGCCGCGCTCACTCCGACCCTGGCTCAATTCAGTATAGCCAGAATGCTGCTGATCAGCGGCATCATCATCTCCTGCGTCTCCTTCCTGGGCTTCCTGGGCGCTCTGAAGGAGAACCGCTGTCTCCTCCTGAcg TTTTTCCTCCTGCTGTTCCTCCTGATGCTGGTGGAGCTGGCCGCTGCATGCCTGCTGCTCATGCATGAGAAACTG ATTGGTCAATGGTTGGAAAAGGATCTCACAGACGGTTTGAAAGAAGCAAAAGGAACATCTTCAAATTCAACGCAGCTGCGGAGTGACTGGGATCTGCTTCAGAATACg CTCCATTGCTGTGGAGTCAGAAATGCAACAGACTGGGAACCCAACGTGCCTGATTCTTGTAAACCCGAGAAGACAAAGACTGTGTACAAAGCG GGTTGTTTGGTAAAACTGCAGGATTTTTTTGAGGAAAATTTCGTCACCACTGGGATTTCTGTCATTGTCCTCTGCATTATCGAG GTGTTGGGAATGTGTTTTGCCATGACGCTCTTTTGCCATATCAGCAGATCTGGACTGGGCTACAAGTTATAA